The following are encoded together in the Culex pipiens pallens isolate TS chromosome 1, TS_CPP_V2, whole genome shotgun sequence genome:
- the LOC120428053 gene encoding uncharacterized protein LOC120428053, with product MVQRKILLSFIFTLQYLKLIRTLQLTEIVVPEVVDVRDTPTLSCSYDMGTHKLNSVKWYKDEREFFRYSPMMEQNQMIFPVEGVTVMRKAPAHLCDQYSCSIQLQQLNIRSSGAYRCEISGDAPEFKLAHGTANMSVAVLPQYDPIINGLQHAYSLGDFVVANCSSDMSSPPAKLYWFINDRIVPSDFLQPQQETTIDNDGFTLRYRTLEIRFHIDEVRLGKIKGKLALKCLARIDAIPQGTRESTQIIYIPMTDELRNQKLINWRSGGSSLHHGKTTHRQTYVVLVLTAALCLALASLHRL from the exons ACCTCAAGCTGATCCGGACGCTGCAGCTGACGGAAATCGTCGTGCCGGAAGTGGTCGATGTCCGCGATACGCCCACACTGTCCTGCTCGTACGACATGGGCACGCACAAGCTCAACTCGGTCAAGTGGTACAAGGACGAGCGGGAATTCTTCAG GTACTCGCCGATGATGGAGCAGAACCAGATGATATTCCCGGTGGAGGGCGTGACCGTGATGCGGAAGGCGCCGGCCCACCTGTGCGATCAGTACTCGTGCAGCATCCAGCTGCAGCAGCTCAACATCCGGTCGAGCGGCGCCTACCGGTGCGAAATCTCCGGCGATGCGCCCGAGTTCAAGTTGGCCCACGGGACGGCCAACATGAGCGTGGCAG TGTTACCTCAGTACGACCCCATCATCAACGGGCTGCAGCATGCCTACTCCCTGGGGGACTTTGTGGTGGCCAACTGCTCCTCGGACATGTCCAGCCCGCCGGCCAAGCTGTACTGGTTCATAAACGATCGGATT GTCCCGTCGGACTTTCTCCAGCCCCAGCAGGAGACGACCATCGACAACGATGGCTTCACGTTGCGCTACCGGACGCTCGAGATCCGGTTCCACATCGACGAGGTGCGGCTGGGGAAGATCAAGGGCAAGCTGGCGCTAAAGTGTTTGGCGCGGATCGACGCGATCCCGCAGGGCACGCGCGAGTCCACCCAGATCATCTACATCCCGATGACGGACGAGCTGCGGAACCAGAAGCTGATCAACTGGCGCAGCGGGG GCTCCTCACTGCACCACGGGAAAACCACCCATCGGCAAACGTACGTAGTCCTTGTTCTAACCGCCGCCCTCTGTCTAGCGTTGGCTTCGTTACACCGCCTGTAA